In Woeseia oceani, one DNA window encodes the following:
- the mmuM gene encoding homocysteine S-methyltransferase, with product MDRNRHDRLSQMFADNRPIILDGGLATELEAQGHDIGSALWSAALLSTRPDAIVAAHRAFLDAGAEIIISASYQASIEGFIAQGYSDLEAGELIVRSVELACTARQHYCTANPETAHLPLVAASIGPYGAAMHDGSEYTGVYNVSANELRSFHRQRLVILERTNADLLACETIPTMLEAETLASLLRDSPLPAWVSFCCRDGLRISDGTPLREVCALFREHPRVLALGVNCTAPQHVASLIAEIKQAAPDKAVIVYPNSGETYHVETNSWSGDNGAEASADYAKRWRQAGATAIGGCCRIGPRHIAAIHDAIAT from the coding sequence ATGGACCGAAACCGACACGACCGACTGTCGCAAATGTTTGCTGACAATCGACCGATCATTCTGGACGGGGGTCTGGCGACAGAACTCGAGGCGCAAGGTCATGACATTGGCTCCGCCCTCTGGTCCGCGGCCCTGCTCAGCACCCGACCAGACGCTATCGTTGCCGCTCACCGTGCCTTTCTTGATGCCGGCGCGGAGATCATCATCAGTGCCAGCTACCAGGCGAGCATCGAAGGGTTCATTGCACAGGGCTATTCGGATCTCGAGGCGGGTGAGCTGATCGTTCGCTCGGTAGAGTTGGCCTGCACGGCCCGGCAGCACTATTGCACAGCAAACCCGGAAACCGCTCACCTGCCATTGGTCGCAGCCAGCATTGGCCCCTATGGAGCCGCCATGCATGATGGCTCGGAGTACACGGGCGTATACAACGTAAGTGCAAACGAATTGCGCTCGTTTCACAGGCAGCGCCTTGTGATTCTGGAGCGCACGAACGCCGATCTGCTTGCCTGCGAAACTATCCCGACCATGCTCGAAGCGGAAACGTTGGCCAGCCTGCTTCGTGACAGCCCGTTACCGGCGTGGGTCAGCTTCTGCTGCCGGGACGGGCTGCGCATCAGTGATGGCACACCACTGCGCGAGGTTTGCGCCTTGTTTCGCGAGCACCCACGCGTACTTGCACTGGGCGTGAACTGCACGGCACCACAGCATGTCGCCTCGTTGATCGCAGAGATCAAACAGGCCGCACCGGACAAGGCAGTGATCGTGTACCCGAATTCAGGTGAAACCTATCACGTGGAAACCAACTCCTGGTCCGGCGACAATGGTGCCGAAGCCAGTGCCGACTACGCCAAGCGGTGGCGGCAGGCAGGCGCAACAGCTATTGGCGGCTGCTGCCGGATAGGACCCCGGCACATTGCTGCCATCCATGACGCCATTGCCACCTGA
- a CDS encoding DUF305 domain-containing protein, producing the protein MNVLSADLIRQSVRVVASVSLLALATASLAQEVPIFQPGAPGQNARELTADEAIKIANTSHSPADTKFMQDMIPHHHQATQMAALVADRTNNPTLVDVAGRINASQEDEMSFMQDWLRERGEEVPEPSAHHAMHTSHKMAGMASPQQMAELAAAKGTEFDRLFLTLMIAHHEGAVKMVEELLLQPGAAYDPVLFDFTTDVTNDQNAEIERMNALLVGLSPDPRSGLSAGFDNAGEAIMHMELVASLPRPAGFFDPNNPAGLPLPKPKKNGDVATDTDDDGQSNKDNEWSDRSPLLSFSNTDMAFAGDVLVAGNYHGYNIYRLGEDGVPKLYSSIVCPGGQGDVSIVGDLLIMSVEQTRGRMDCGLQGVSEDVSDERFRGLRIFDISNLRRPVQVGAVQTCRGSHTHSVVSGPGKDGKIIVYNSGTSSVRDEKEMEGCIGEIAGDDRTALFRVDVIEIPVDDPSRSRIVDSPAVFADEEGGVLAGLWRGGDHGDDSQETRVTDHCHDITVFPSRGIAAGACSGNGILFDISDPLKPKRMDVVIDKGFAYWHSATFNNDGTKVLFTDEWGGGSRPRCRAYDPLDWGADAFYDIVDGKLVYRSHYKLPAPQVEQENCVAHNGSIVPVPGRDIFVQAWYQGGLSVIDFTDSSNPVEIAYFDRGPVHEEHLILAGFWSTYWYQGLIYGTEIARGLDVLALSPSDYLSANEIAAATLADQGERFNPQQQFPVSWPASPVVAMAYMDQLQRSASLPAGLADELQSALMTANAVQERGDSDRRLARTLNDLAKLVVRGDGNAATQERRAALADTLQGIAAGIR; encoded by the coding sequence TTGAATGTACTCTCCGCAGACCTGATCAGGCAGTCCGTTCGTGTTGTAGCAAGTGTGTCTTTGCTTGCCCTTGCCACGGCAAGTCTTGCACAGGAAGTGCCGATTTTTCAGCCGGGTGCACCGGGCCAAAATGCCCGCGAGCTGACGGCTGATGAAGCTATCAAGATTGCCAACACCAGTCACTCGCCGGCCGATACGAAGTTCATGCAGGACATGATCCCGCATCACCATCAGGCGACGCAGATGGCCGCACTGGTGGCGGATCGAACCAACAATCCGACACTGGTTGATGTTGCTGGGCGTATTAACGCATCACAAGAAGATGAAATGTCGTTCATGCAGGACTGGTTGCGTGAACGCGGCGAAGAAGTGCCGGAGCCGAGCGCTCATCATGCGATGCACACCAGCCACAAGATGGCAGGCATGGCATCGCCGCAGCAAATGGCCGAGCTGGCTGCTGCGAAGGGTACGGAGTTCGATCGTTTGTTCCTGACCCTGATGATTGCGCATCACGAAGGCGCGGTGAAAATGGTCGAGGAGTTGCTGCTGCAACCCGGTGCTGCTTACGACCCTGTGCTGTTCGACTTCACGACTGACGTAACCAATGATCAGAACGCCGAGATCGAACGCATGAACGCGCTGCTGGTCGGCCTGTCTCCCGATCCGCGTTCCGGTCTCTCCGCTGGTTTTGACAATGCGGGTGAGGCCATCATGCACATGGAGCTTGTTGCTTCTTTGCCGCGGCCTGCTGGCTTTTTCGACCCCAATAACCCGGCAGGCTTGCCTCTGCCGAAGCCCAAGAAGAACGGTGATGTCGCCACAGATACCGACGACGATGGCCAGAGCAACAAAGACAATGAGTGGAGTGACCGCTCACCGCTGCTGAGCTTCTCCAATACGGATATGGCCTTTGCGGGCGATGTGTTGGTCGCGGGCAATTACCACGGCTATAACATTTATCGACTTGGCGAAGACGGTGTGCCGAAACTCTACAGTTCCATCGTTTGCCCTGGCGGGCAGGGCGATGTCTCCATCGTCGGTGACCTGCTGATCATGTCGGTGGAACAAACGCGCGGCCGCATGGATTGTGGGTTGCAAGGCGTTAGCGAAGACGTCAGCGACGAGCGCTTCCGTGGGCTGCGTATTTTCGATATCAGCAATCTGCGGCGTCCCGTGCAAGTGGGTGCCGTACAGACTTGCCGCGGATCGCACACGCATTCGGTTGTGTCCGGTCCCGGCAAAGACGGCAAGATCATTGTTTACAACTCCGGCACCTCATCGGTACGTGATGAAAAAGAGATGGAGGGTTGCATCGGCGAGATTGCCGGTGACGATCGTACGGCGTTGTTCCGCGTCGATGTGATCGAAATCCCTGTCGATGACCCCTCCAGGTCCCGCATCGTTGACAGCCCGGCGGTGTTCGCGGACGAAGAGGGCGGTGTGCTCGCGGGCCTGTGGCGCGGCGGTGATCACGGTGACGATTCGCAGGAAACCCGCGTGACTGATCATTGTCACGATATAACCGTTTTCCCTTCGCGCGGGATCGCCGCCGGAGCCTGTTCCGGTAACGGCATCCTGTTCGACATTTCCGATCCGCTGAAACCGAAGCGTATGGACGTGGTTATCGACAAGGGCTTTGCGTACTGGCATTCCGCGACATTCAACAATGACGGCACGAAAGTGTTGTTCACGGACGAGTGGGGCGGCGGCAGCCGGCCGCGTTGCCGCGCTTACGATCCGCTGGACTGGGGTGCCGATGCGTTCTATGACATCGTCGATGGCAAGCTTGTTTACCGCAGTCATTACAAGTTGCCGGCACCGCAGGTTGAGCAGGAAAACTGCGTGGCACACAACGGTTCCATCGTGCCGGTCCCGGGTCGCGACATATTCGTGCAGGCCTGGTACCAGGGCGGTCTTTCGGTGATCGATTTCACTGATTCGAGTAACCCGGTCGAAATCGCGTACTTCGACCGTGGCCCCGTACACGAAGAGCATTTGATCCTAGCCGGCTTCTGGTCGACCTACTGGTATCAGGGTTTGATTTACGGAACCGAGATTGCTCGCGGCCTGGACGTACTCGCGCTCAGCCCCAGTGACTACCTGTCGGCCAACGAGATTGCGGCGGCGACACTCGCTGATCAGGGCGAACGCTTCAATCCGCAACAACAGTTCCCGGTAAGCTGGCCCGCCAGCCCGGTAGTGGCTATGGCGTACATGGATCAGTTGCAGCGGAGTGCTTCGCTGCCAGCCGGGTTGGCCGACGAATTGCAATCAGCATTAATGACTGCCAACGCCGTGCAAGAACGTGGCGACAGCGATCGCCGTCTCGCACGAACGCTTAACGACCTGGCCAAGTTAGTTGTCAGGGGCGACGGCAATGCTGCCACGCAAGAACGCCGGGCTGCTCTGGCGGATACGCTGCAAGGAATAGCGGCTGGTATACGCTAA
- a CDS encoding D-serine ammonia-lyase: MHEKLLTKLRGGETAVWLKSAKADFFDAEAARADVAAAEIRWQRFAPALARLFDTPGGLGRINSPLSEYPASLPAPAPVYVKADHSLPITACVKARGGIFGLLCVIEKIAQDAGLLKEQETYAILADEPARRILAEHTVVVASTGNLGYSIGVAAIGFGMQAEVHMSDDAKEWKKARLRELGATVVEHVGDYTSTVSSARTSVAERDKTHFIDDENSWDLFVGYAGAGEELAQQLKQANVDVSVEHPLVVYLPCGVGGAPGGITYGLKSIFGDAVVCVFVEPVNSACVFVALACDGALKSVYDVGLSNNTEADGLAVSRASELVLNKVGKQIDAVVAVPDKSMTDWVGKAWSNAALRLEPSATAGFAALEPFLQAIDADVTSNGTRPALKNIAQGTHVVWTTGGDLMPEDIFQQFL; encoded by the coding sequence ATGCACGAAAAACTCCTGACCAAATTGCGGGGCGGGGAAACAGCCGTCTGGCTTAAATCCGCCAAAGCGGACTTTTTTGACGCCGAGGCTGCTCGCGCTGACGTTGCTGCCGCCGAGATACGCTGGCAACGGTTTGCGCCCGCACTGGCACGACTGTTCGATACTCCAGGCGGCCTTGGCCGAATCAACTCACCACTGTCCGAATACCCGGCGTCGTTGCCAGCCCCTGCCCCCGTCTACGTCAAGGCGGACCATTCGCTGCCCATTACGGCGTGCGTCAAAGCGCGCGGTGGAATCTTCGGACTGCTCTGTGTGATTGAGAAAATCGCCCAGGATGCCGGACTGTTAAAAGAGCAGGAAACGTATGCAATCCTTGCCGATGAACCGGCACGAAGAATTCTGGCAGAACATACTGTCGTGGTCGCGAGCACAGGGAACCTGGGATACAGCATCGGTGTTGCGGCCATCGGCTTTGGCATGCAGGCTGAAGTGCACATGTCGGACGACGCCAAAGAATGGAAAAAGGCGCGTTTGCGTGAACTCGGTGCGACCGTGGTGGAACACGTCGGCGATTACACCAGCACCGTGAGTTCGGCCCGAACCAGCGTTGCCGAACGGGACAAGACTCACTTCATTGACGATGAAAATTCCTGGGATTTGTTTGTCGGTTATGCCGGCGCCGGGGAAGAACTTGCCCAGCAGCTTAAACAGGCGAACGTCGACGTTTCTGTGGAGCACCCGCTCGTCGTGTATTTGCCCTGCGGTGTTGGCGGTGCACCCGGCGGCATTACCTACGGCCTGAAGTCCATTTTCGGCGATGCCGTTGTCTGTGTTTTCGTCGAGCCCGTTAACTCTGCCTGCGTGTTCGTAGCGCTGGCCTGCGACGGTGCACTCAAATCGGTCTATGACGTAGGACTGTCCAACAATACAGAAGCCGACGGTCTTGCGGTCAGTCGTGCATCGGAACTGGTGCTGAATAAAGTAGGCAAGCAGATCGATGCTGTCGTCGCCGTGCCAGACAAGTCGATGACCGACTGGGTTGGCAAAGCGTGGAGCAATGCCGCCTTGAGGCTCGAGCCATCGGCAACAGCGGGATTCGCGGCACTTGAACCGTTCTTGCAGGCAATTGACGCCGACGTGACGAGCAACGGCACACGACCCGCGCTAAAGAACATCGCGCAAGGCACTCACGTGGTCTGGACCACCGGCGGCGACCTCATGCCGGAAGATATCTTCCAGCAGTTTCTGTAA
- a CDS encoding cupin domain-containing protein, which translates to MTHESSAKPVFFNDNTAEFSEYETPAEKCVSGQPLQRTWNHFTSKDDKFFAGVWEAEPGRWTISYSENELCQILSGRSVLHDRQGNAYPLKAGDNFVIPAGFEGEWEVQTTTRKIYAIYQA; encoded by the coding sequence ATGACGCATGAATCCTCAGCCAAACCGGTCTTTTTCAACGACAACACTGCCGAATTCAGCGAATACGAGACGCCCGCAGAAAAATGCGTGAGCGGCCAACCACTGCAGCGAACCTGGAACCACTTCACCAGCAAAGATGACAAATTTTTTGCCGGCGTCTGGGAAGCGGAACCGGGGCGCTGGACGATCAGCTATTCGGAAAACGAGCTCTGTCAGATTCTGAGTGGCCGCTCAGTCCTGCACGACCGGCAAGGCAATGCCTACCCACTTAAGGCCGGCGATAATTTTGTCATTCCCGCCGGCTTTGAAGGTGAATGGGAAGTACAGACAACCACGCGCAAGATTTACGCCATCTATCAGGCCTGA